The proteins below are encoded in one region of Fibrella aestuarina BUZ 2:
- a CDS encoding NAD-dependent epimerase/dehydratase family protein: protein MKLLITGGAGFVGSSLAIALKKNYPDYTIYCLDNLKRRGSELNISRLKQAGVEFVHGDIRSKEDFDALPAVDTVIEASAEPSVLAGLDGTPDYLINTNLFGTVNCLNYALKHKAAFIFLSTSRIYPIKTLETLNFKEGETRFELIDEQPVPGVSTKGIAENFPLDGARSLYGTTKLASELIIQEYNEFYGLKTVINRCGVITGPWQMGKIDQGVMVLWIAKHYFEQQLAYIGYGGTGKQTRDMLHVDDLYRLIDWQLHNLDTVNGEILNAGGGVECSASLQELTKICQDVTGKTIPIRQVTENRAADIRLYITDNTKVTALTGWKPEKTMQDIVSDIHVWLDENRAALEPILK, encoded by the coding sequence ATGAAGCTTCTTATCACCGGCGGGGCCGGATTTGTTGGGTCGTCGCTCGCCATTGCGCTGAAGAAAAACTACCCCGATTACACCATCTACTGCCTTGATAACCTCAAGCGGCGCGGCTCTGAACTCAACATTTCACGGCTGAAACAGGCGGGTGTCGAGTTTGTGCACGGCGACATTCGGAGCAAAGAAGATTTTGACGCCCTGCCCGCCGTCGATACGGTCATCGAAGCCTCAGCCGAGCCATCGGTATTGGCCGGCCTGGATGGCACGCCCGACTACCTCATCAACACCAACCTGTTCGGCACGGTCAATTGCCTCAACTACGCGCTGAAGCACAAAGCTGCGTTTATCTTCCTCTCAACCAGCCGGATTTATCCCATCAAGACGCTGGAAACACTGAATTTCAAGGAAGGCGAAACCCGGTTTGAGCTAATTGACGAGCAGCCCGTACCGGGTGTATCGACCAAAGGTATTGCTGAGAATTTTCCGCTCGATGGCGCTCGGTCGCTCTATGGCACCACCAAACTGGCGTCGGAGTTGATCATTCAGGAATACAATGAGTTTTATGGTCTGAAAACGGTCATCAACCGCTGCGGCGTTATCACCGGCCCCTGGCAGATGGGCAAAATCGATCAGGGCGTGATGGTGCTGTGGATCGCCAAGCATTATTTTGAACAGCAACTGGCTTATATCGGCTATGGCGGAACGGGCAAGCAAACCCGCGATATGCTGCACGTGGATGATCTCTACCGCCTGATCGACTGGCAATTGCACAACCTGGATACCGTCAATGGCGAGATTCTGAACGCAGGTGGCGGCGTCGAATGCAGCGCCTCGTTGCAGGAACTGACCAAGATTTGTCAGGACGTAACGGGCAAAACCATTCCCATCCGGCAGGTTACCGAAAACCGGGCGGCCGACATTCGCCTGTACATTACCGACAACACTAAGGTAACGGCCCTCACCGGCTGGAAACCCGAGAAAACAATGCAGGATATTGTCTCTGACATCCACGTTTGGCTCGACGAAAACCGGGCCGCGCTGGAGCCGATTTTGAAATAA
- a CDS encoding KUP/HAK/KT family potassium transporter, whose translation MEDKKSLDKVSAAGLLVALGIIYGDIGTSPLYTLRAIVGPTNVIDAEVVRGALSCIFWTLTLQTTVKYVILILRADNRGEGGIFALYALVRRHARWLTLPAIIGGSALLADGIITPPISVTSAVEGLRQLYPTITESQIVTIVIGILTVLFLIQAFGTSVVGTAFGPVMMVWFGMLAVLGIGSIAQDPSIFVALNPYYAYELLVEYPGGFWLLGSVFLCTTGAEALYSDMGHCGRANIRVSWAFVKVCLLLNYFGQGVWLVNHANENLNERIPFFQLMPEWFLTVGIVIATSATVIASQALISGSFTLISEAIRLNFWPKVRLRYPSVQKGQLYVPSINLLLWLGCVGIVLYFRESSNMEAAYGLAITLTMLMTTMLMAYYLYSKKYQAWGVVLFLSVYLAIEGSFLVANLIKFPHGGYVSLLIGATIAGVMYIWLQAFQIKLRLTEYVRIDHYLQSLKELSRDISIPKYATHIVFMSNAARQSEIESKIIYSIFQKRPKRADIYWFVHVDTTDDPYTMEYKVNTIAPDDAYKITFKLGFRVEQRINLFLRKVIEDMVRNKEVDITSRYESLNRQNVIGDFRFVVLEKFLSFENDLPTFERLIMNAYFSIKGFTTPEDRWFGLDSSSVKVEKVPLVIRPVENVTLKRIPS comes from the coding sequence ATGGAAGATAAAAAAAGCTTAGACAAGGTTTCCGCCGCCGGTTTGCTGGTAGCCTTGGGCATCATCTACGGCGACATCGGTACGTCGCCACTTTATACGCTTCGCGCCATCGTTGGCCCCACCAACGTCATTGATGCCGAAGTTGTACGCGGAGCGCTCTCCTGTATTTTCTGGACGCTCACGCTTCAAACCACCGTCAAGTACGTAATCCTGATTCTGCGAGCCGATAACCGGGGCGAAGGCGGGATTTTTGCACTCTACGCGCTGGTGCGCCGGCATGCCCGCTGGCTCACGTTGCCCGCTATCATCGGAGGCTCGGCACTGCTGGCCGACGGGATTATTACTCCCCCCATCTCCGTCACCTCAGCGGTAGAAGGACTGCGCCAGCTCTACCCCACCATCACAGAAAGCCAGATCGTTACCATTGTGATTGGTATCCTGACAGTACTCTTTCTGATTCAGGCCTTTGGCACGAGCGTGGTTGGTACGGCGTTCGGGCCGGTCATGATGGTGTGGTTCGGTATGCTAGCCGTGCTGGGCATTGGCAGCATCGCCCAGGATCCAAGCATTTTTGTGGCGCTTAACCCTTACTACGCTTACGAACTGCTGGTCGAGTATCCGGGCGGCTTCTGGTTGCTGGGGTCGGTTTTTCTGTGTACAACCGGAGCCGAAGCGCTGTATTCCGACATGGGCCACTGCGGCCGTGCCAACATTCGGGTGAGCTGGGCCTTCGTGAAGGTCTGTCTGCTGCTCAACTATTTCGGGCAGGGTGTCTGGCTCGTTAATCACGCCAACGAGAACCTCAACGAGCGGATTCCGTTTTTCCAGCTGATGCCCGAGTGGTTCCTCACCGTCGGGATTGTCATTGCTACGTCGGCGACGGTTATCGCCTCGCAAGCGCTCATCAGTGGCTCGTTTACGCTCATCAGCGAAGCCATCCGGCTCAATTTCTGGCCCAAGGTTCGGTTGCGTTACCCGTCGGTACAGAAAGGACAGCTCTACGTACCCAGCATCAATTTGCTGCTTTGGCTAGGCTGCGTGGGCATTGTGCTGTATTTCCGCGAGTCGAGCAACATGGAAGCCGCCTACGGGCTAGCCATCACGCTGACGATGCTGATGACAACGATGCTGATGGCCTATTACCTCTACAGCAAAAAATACCAGGCCTGGGGTGTGGTGCTGTTCCTGTCGGTCTATCTGGCGATTGAGGGCTCCTTTCTGGTAGCTAACCTCATCAAATTCCCGCATGGTGGGTACGTGTCACTGCTGATCGGGGCCACCATCGCGGGCGTGATGTATATCTGGTTGCAGGCATTCCAGATCAAGCTGCGCCTGACGGAATACGTGCGAATCGACCACTACCTGCAATCGCTGAAAGAGCTTAGTCGCGACATCAGCATTCCAAAGTACGCCACGCATATCGTGTTCATGAGCAACGCCGCGCGACAGTCGGAGATCGAGTCAAAGATTATCTATTCGATTTTCCAGAAACGCCCCAAACGCGCCGACATCTACTGGTTTGTGCACGTCGACACCACCGACGACCCTTATACGATGGAGTACAAAGTGAATACCATCGCGCCCGATGACGCCTACAAAATCACGTTTAAGCTCGGTTTCCGGGTCGAGCAACGCATCAACCTGTTCCTGCGCAAGGTGATTGAAGACATGGTGCGCAACAAGGAGGTGGATATCACGAGCCGGTACGAATCGCTTAACCGCCAGAACGTGATTGGCGACTTCCGGTTTGTGGTGCTCGAAAAATTCCTGTCGTTCGAGAACGACCTGCCTACGTTTGAGCGCCTGATCATGAATGCCTACTTCTCGATCAAAGGATTCACGACGCCGGAAGACCGCTGGTTTGGTCTCGACAGCAGTTCGGTGAAAGTCGAAAAAGTCCCGCTCGTGATCCGGCCCGTCGAGAATGTTACTTTGAAACGAATTCCATCTTGA